In Erythrobacter sp. F6033, a single genomic region encodes these proteins:
- a CDS encoding DUF4329 domain-containing protein — MNNTRSTTLIIFGLCGLAWVVIVGRAYFNVKGPEDFVVTTTQSEVQAFARAQLDALQERSFAEDIELCGIIFERSNGELGASSPRPGDEASCGIAFFDEPGMKPLASFHTHAAQNDQYDSEVPSVLDMRSDSALGMDGYLATPGGRFWWIDGNREIAKMVCGEGCLAQDTNYELCDAYEPESEYDIPTLMGRFRDNSTDC, encoded by the coding sequence ATGAACAACACCCGCTCCACCACCCTCATTATATTTGGCCTCTGCGGACTTGCATGGGTCGTAATTGTCGGGCGCGCCTACTTCAATGTGAAGGGCCCCGAGGACTTCGTCGTCACTACGACACAAAGCGAAGTGCAGGCATTCGCACGAGCACAGCTTGATGCGTTGCAGGAACGTTCGTTTGCCGAAGATATCGAGCTTTGCGGTATCATTTTTGAGCGCAGCAATGGCGAGCTCGGTGCATCTTCGCCAAGGCCCGGTGACGAAGCGAGCTGCGGCATCGCGTTCTTTGACGAACCAGGCATGAAGCCGCTCGCCAGCTTTCACACGCATGCCGCACAAAACGATCAATATGACAGCGAAGTACCGTCGGTTCTCGATATGCGAAGCGATTCTGCGCTTGGTATGGATGGGTATCTCGCGACGCCTGGCGGACGGTTCTGGTGGATCGATGGCAATCGCGAAATTGCCAAGATGGTCTGCGGCGAAGGTTGTCTTGCGCAGGATACCAATTACGAACTGTGCGATGCCTATGAGCCGGAAAGCGAATACGACATCCCGACTCTGATGGGCCGCTTTCGCGACAACTCAACTGATTGTTAA
- the ilvC gene encoding ketol-acid reductoisomerase, which produces MKVYYDADADLDLIQNKKVAIVGYGSQGHAHAQNLRDSGVKEVAVALRDGSSTRKKAEEAGFNVMNATEAAQWADLVMVLAPDEHQAAIWADEMSGHMKSGSALAFAHGLNIHFGLIEPPADIDVIMIAPKGPGHTVRSEYQRGGGVPCLIAVHQEASQNSGNGYAKSLALSYASAMGGGRSGVIETNFCEECETDLFGEQAVLCGGITHLIQAGFETLTEAGYAPEMAYFECLHETKLIVDLLYEGGIANMRYSISNTAEYGDIKTGPRIITDETKAEMKRVLDDIQSGRFVKDFVLDNRAGQPELKASRKRAEAHPIEKTGAELRAMMPWISANKLVDKSKN; this is translated from the coding sequence ATGAAAGTCTATTACGACGCAGATGCCGATCTTGATCTGATCCAGAACAAGAAAGTCGCCATTGTTGGCTATGGCAGCCAAGGCCACGCCCACGCTCAAAACCTGCGCGATAGCGGTGTGAAAGAGGTCGCTGTAGCCCTGCGTGACGGCTCTTCGACCCGCAAGAAGGCGGAAGAAGCTGGCTTCAATGTCATGAACGCCACCGAAGCAGCTCAATGGGCCGATCTGGTCATGGTCCTGGCGCCGGATGAGCATCAGGCCGCAATCTGGGCCGATGAGATGTCTGGTCATATGAAGTCGGGCAGCGCCCTCGCCTTTGCACACGGTCTCAACATTCACTTTGGCCTGATTGAACCACCTGCCGATATCGATGTAATCATGATCGCACCGAAAGGCCCCGGTCATACCGTGCGCAGCGAATATCAGCGCGGCGGCGGCGTACCCTGCCTCATCGCCGTTCATCAGGAAGCTTCGCAGAACAGCGGCAATGGCTACGCAAAATCGCTCGCGCTGTCTTATGCAAGCGCAATGGGCGGTGGACGCAGCGGTGTTATCGAAACCAATTTCTGCGAAGAATGCGAAACCGATCTATTCGGTGAGCAAGCCGTTTTGTGCGGCGGCATCACACACTTGATCCAGGCGGGCTTCGAGACATTGACCGAAGCCGGTTATGCGCCGGAAATGGCCTATTTTGAATGCCTCCACGAGACCAAGCTGATCGTCGATCTTCTCTATGAAGGCGGCATCGCCAATATGCGGTATTCGATCAGCAACACTGCCGAATATGGCGACATCAAAACTGGTCCGCGGATCATCACTGATGAAACGAAAGCCGAAATGAAGCGTGTGCTGGATGACATTCAGTCAGGCCGTTTTGTGAAGGACTTTGTGCTCGATAACCGCGCTGGCCAGCCTGAATTGAAAGCATCACGCAAACGCGCCGAAGCGCACCCGATCGAAAAGACCGGTGCAGAGCTGCGCGCGATGATGCCGTGGATCAGCGCGAACAAGCTGGTCGACAAATCGAAAAACTAA
- the miaA gene encoding tRNA (adenosine(37)-N6)-dimethylallyltransferase MiaA: MSTKTSPNKSPKNRLALIAGPTASGKSAIALDLAKARAKAKLDTWVINADSMQVYADIPIVSAAPSQDEQSVCPHHLYGAWDGQVSCSAAEWAKQARLVIAEAHKAGALPVLVGGTGMYMKVLLEGIAPIPEIDPEIREVARALDTDAAYAALMIEDPERASMLAPGDSQRIARALEVKRSTGVTLGDWQLAKTGGIGDDVDLTAAVLLPERQWLYDRCGLRFEQMLKDGAIAEVEALLKRGLSPDLPVMRAIGVPEIAAFLKDEIDRETMIAGGAQATRNYAKRQFTWLRNQSPSDWNRIESQNVDMDSIFASLLRN, from the coding sequence ATGAGCACAAAAACATCTCCGAACAAATCGCCCAAGAACAGGCTCGCGCTCATCGCAGGGCCAACCGCTAGCGGCAAGAGCGCAATTGCGTTGGACCTCGCAAAGGCTCGCGCAAAGGCCAAGCTCGATACGTGGGTTATCAACGCCGATAGTATGCAAGTGTATGCCGATATCCCGATCGTCTCGGCAGCCCCTTCGCAAGACGAGCAGTCTGTATGCCCTCACCATCTCTACGGTGCATGGGACGGCCAAGTGAGTTGTTCGGCAGCCGAGTGGGCAAAGCAAGCAAGGCTTGTGATCGCCGAGGCGCATAAAGCAGGTGCCCTTCCCGTCCTCGTTGGTGGGACGGGCATGTATATGAAGGTGCTGCTTGAAGGGATCGCCCCCATCCCAGAGATTGACCCCGAAATCCGCGAAGTCGCCCGCGCGCTTGATACAGACGCTGCTTACGCCGCGCTGATGATCGAAGACCCGGAACGAGCAAGCATGCTCGCACCGGGTGACAGCCAACGCATCGCGCGCGCGCTGGAGGTGAAGCGGTCAACCGGGGTGACGCTCGGGGATTGGCAGCTCGCAAAAACTGGCGGTATCGGTGACGATGTGGACCTTACGGCCGCTGTCCTGCTGCCAGAACGCCAATGGCTATATGATCGCTGCGGGTTGCGTTTCGAGCAGATGTTGAAAGACGGTGCGATTGCCGAAGTCGAAGCTCTACTGAAGCGCGGCCTTTCGCCGGACCTGCCTGTGATGCGCGCAATCGGCGTGCCGGAGATTGCTGCATTTCTAAAAGACGAGATTGATCGAGAAACGATGATAGCGGGCGGAGCACAGGCCACGCGCAATTACGCGAAGCGGCAATTCACTTGGCTCCGCAACCAGTCGCCATCTGATTGGAACCGCATTGAATCTCAAAATGTCGATATGGATAGTATTTTTGCATCATTATTACGTAATTAG
- the ilvN gene encoding acetolactate synthase small subunit — translation MKIKSAASERHVLNVTVDNEPGILAKITGLFTARGYNIDSLTVADISDDHAISRITVVTSGPPEVIDQIEAQLERLVPVHGVTDLTTAGPHVERELALIKVSGKGDARVEALRVADIFRASVVDTTTESFVFELTGAPDKIDSFIALMRGLGLVEVGRSGVVGMIRGATGA, via the coding sequence ATGAAGATAAAGAGCGCAGCTTCTGAGCGGCATGTCCTCAACGTTACCGTCGATAACGAGCCGGGTATCCTCGCAAAGATCACTGGCCTGTTCACCGCGCGCGGCTACAATATCGACAGCCTGACCGTGGCCGATATTTCAGACGACCATGCGATCAGTCGGATTACCGTCGTCACCAGCGGTCCGCCCGAGGTGATCGATCAGATTGAGGCGCAACTTGAAAGGCTTGTGCCAGTTCACGGCGTGACCGACCTCACCACGGCCGGCCCACACGTTGAACGCGAGCTTGCCCTGATCAAAGTCAGCGGAAAAGGCGATGCGCGTGTCGAAGCCTTGCGCGTTGCGGACATTTTCCGCGCCAGTGTGGTTGATACCACCACCGAAAGTTTCGTGTTCGAGCTCACTGGAGCGCCGGACAAGATTGACAGTTTCATCGCCCTTATGCGCGGTCTCGGCCTTGTCGAGGTTGGCCGTTCGGGCGTTGTGGGAATGATACGCGGCGCGACGGGCGCCTAA
- the ilvB gene encoding biosynthetic-type acetolactate synthase large subunit: MLAQRSGAALLMECLVDQDVEFVFGYPGGAVLPIYDELFGEERIRHILVRHEAGAAHAAEGYARATGKPGVVLVTSGPGATNAVTGIADAFMDSIPMVVITGQVPTGLIGTDAFQEADTVGITRHCSKHNYLVKDPADLKATLEEAFRIATTGRPGPVVVDIPKDVQIAVPSENRASKLTAAHRYAPQMAASPEHIIEAVEMLAGAERPIFYTGGGVINSGPEATELLRQLQDITGAPVTSTLMGLGCFPNTHPDWLGMLGMHGTYEANMAMNRADVMICIGARFDDRVTGRLDAFSPDSKKIHIDIDRSSINKNVPVDLGIVGDCATVLGQMIETWGERKAQDLGEWKARIAGWRARECLAYPEKSKKNPDAIMPQKAVERLYALTKERSPIITTEVGQHQMWAAQYFGFDKPNKWLTSGGLGTMGYGMPAAIGAQLGHPDALVIDIAGEASIQMNIQELGTASQYRLPVKIFILNNEYMGMVRQWQELTYESRYSNSYSDSLPDFVALGEAYGWKGIRIQDEKDLDAGILQMMEHDGPVIVDCCVASDANCLPMIPSGAAHTEMLLYGDQHDGTMDDEAKALV; this comes from the coding sequence ATGTTGGCGCAGCGCTCCGGAGCCGCCTTATTGATGGAATGTCTGGTCGATCAGGATGTCGAGTTCGTATTCGGCTATCCTGGCGGTGCAGTGCTGCCCATTTATGACGAGCTGTTTGGTGAAGAACGCATCCGCCACATTCTCGTGCGCCATGAAGCAGGCGCGGCGCATGCGGCAGAAGGTTATGCCCGGGCGACCGGCAAGCCGGGCGTTGTTCTCGTCACATCCGGCCCCGGCGCTACAAACGCTGTGACGGGCATTGCCGATGCGTTCATGGATTCGATCCCGATGGTCGTCATCACAGGACAAGTTCCCACTGGCCTAATCGGAACAGACGCATTTCAGGAAGCCGATACTGTCGGCATCACGCGGCATTGTTCTAAGCACAATTATCTCGTGAAAGACCCAGCTGATTTGAAAGCGACGCTTGAGGAAGCCTTCCGCATTGCAACCACAGGACGCCCTGGCCCTGTTGTGGTCGACATTCCAAAAGACGTGCAGATCGCTGTTCCTTCTGAAAATCGCGCGTCAAAGCTGACCGCAGCCCACCGATACGCGCCGCAAATGGCAGCGTCGCCAGAGCATATCATCGAAGCCGTCGAGATGCTCGCAGGAGCAGAACGACCGATCTTCTACACAGGCGGCGGCGTGATCAATTCGGGGCCCGAAGCGACCGAATTGCTGCGCCAGTTGCAGGATATAACAGGCGCCCCTGTTACGTCGACGCTAATGGGCCTTGGCTGTTTCCCGAACACGCATCCTGATTGGCTCGGCATGCTGGGCATGCACGGCACTTACGAAGCCAATATGGCGATGAACCGCGCCGATGTGATGATCTGCATCGGGGCCCGCTTTGATGATCGTGTTACCGGGCGGCTGGACGCATTCTCGCCCGACAGTAAGAAAATCCACATCGACATTGATCGCAGCTCGATCAACAAGAATGTGCCTGTAGACCTTGGCATTGTTGGCGATTGCGCGACTGTTCTGGGTCAAATGATTGAAACATGGGGCGAGCGCAAGGCTCAGGACCTTGGCGAGTGGAAAGCCCGCATCGCCGGATGGCGCGCGCGCGAGTGCCTCGCTTACCCTGAGAAGTCGAAGAAGAACCCAGACGCTATCATGCCGCAAAAAGCGGTCGAGCGGCTTTATGCCCTCACCAAAGAACGCTCCCCCATCATCACCACCGAAGTCGGTCAGCATCAGATGTGGGCCGCACAGTATTTCGGTTTTGATAAACCGAACAAGTGGCTGACCAGCGGCGGTCTGGGCACAATGGGATACGGCATGCCGGCGGCCATTGGCGCGCAGCTTGGCCACCCTGACGCTTTAGTGATCGACATTGCCGGTGAAGCGTCAATCCAGATGAACATTCAGGAACTCGGCACCGCGAGCCAATACCGCCTGCCGGTCAAAATCTTCATTCTGAACAACGAATATATGGGCATGGTGCGGCAGTGGCAGGAACTGACCTACGAAAGCCGCTATTCAAACAGCTATTCCGACAGCCTGCCGGACTTCGTAGCGCTGGGTGAGGCTTACGGTTGGAAAGGTATCCGCATTCAGGACGAGAAAGACCTCGATGCTGGTATCCTGCAGATGATGGAGCATGATGGCCCGGTCATCGTCGATTGCTGTGTAGCAAGTGATGCAAACTGCTTGCCAATGATCCCGTCAGGCGCAGCGCACACGGAAATGCTGCTCTATGGCGATCAGCATGACGGCACGATGGACGATGAAGCAAAGGCACTGGTGTAA
- the serB gene encoding phosphoserine phosphatase SerB: protein MLIARLIADTDGGETGDLENRLNAAADAFAAENMPLTSAAKLDFASSAIGGDVLQLSFNEGDPAKVLAGIDKFFAPTDALVAQDEITFPQLFVSDMDSTMIGQECIDELADFAGLKAEISDITERAMQGELDFENALRERVALLEGLDEAAIATCLAERISATPGAKTLTATLAAQGTRCVLVTGGFHHFADAVAEELGFQRVVGNRLDVSGGKLTGRLVGGITDATTKASVLAEEIGMLGRAARSLATGDGANDIPMIEAADYGFAYRAKPKARAAANGRVDRGDLSAILALLGIAPTDWIEG from the coding sequence GTGCTCATTGCGCGTCTGATAGCAGACACTGACGGCGGGGAAACGGGTGATCTTGAAAACCGTTTGAATGCGGCAGCAGATGCCTTCGCTGCTGAGAACATGCCTCTTACCTCAGCGGCGAAGCTTGATTTTGCCTCCTCCGCAATAGGCGGCGATGTTTTGCAGCTCAGCTTTAATGAAGGTGATCCGGCCAAGGTGCTAGCTGGCATCGACAAATTTTTTGCACCGACCGATGCGTTGGTGGCTCAGGACGAGATCACTTTCCCGCAGCTGTTTGTTTCGGACATGGATTCGACCATGATTGGGCAAGAGTGCATTGATGAGCTTGCAGATTTTGCCGGGCTTAAGGCGGAAATTTCTGACATCACTGAACGCGCGATGCAGGGCGAGCTCGACTTTGAGAATGCGCTGCGTGAGCGGGTTGCGCTGCTTGAGGGGCTCGATGAGGCGGCCATTGCGACCTGCTTAGCTGAAAGGATCAGCGCAACGCCCGGAGCGAAGACACTCACAGCGACGCTTGCTGCTCAAGGCACACGCTGCGTTCTTGTGACTGGTGGTTTTCATCACTTTGCTGATGCTGTTGCGGAAGAACTCGGCTTTCAACGCGTCGTTGGCAATCGGCTTGATGTGTCGGGGGGCAAACTGACCGGTCGTTTGGTCGGCGGCATAACCGATGCGACCACCAAGGCCTCTGTATTGGCGGAAGAAATCGGGATGCTCGGGCGAGCGGCCAGAAGTTTAGCAACCGGTGATGGTGCCAATGATATTCCGATGATTGAAGCTGCGGATTACGGTTTTGCCTATCGCGCCAAGCCGAAAGCGAGGGCAGCGGCTAACGGACGGGTCGATCGGGGAGATTTGAGCGCAATTCTGGCGCTGCTGGGGATCGCGCCCACGGATTGGATCGAGGGCTGA